One window from the genome of Xiphophorus hellerii strain 12219 chromosome 16, Xiphophorus_hellerii-4.1, whole genome shotgun sequence encodes:
- the LOC116735883 gene encoding serotonin N-acetyltransferase-like: MMSVVGAQPFIKPMQTSPSVSPGIQRRHTLPASEVRPLNTQDAISVFEIEREAFISVSGECPLHLDEVRHFLTLCPELSMGWFEEGRLVAFIIGSLWDQDRLTSDALTLHKPCGSTVHIHILAVHRTFRQQGKGPILMWRYLQYLRCLPNVRRAVLMCEDFLIPFYRKSGFKVLGRCAITVANLTFTEMWYPISGHAYMRRNSEAIRFPQHPLTLPLTKTDEQVDL; encoded by the exons ATGATGTCTGTTGTGGGCGCCCAGCCTTTCATCAAGCCAATGCAGACTTCACCTTCAGTTTCGCCCGGTATCCAGCGGAGACACACGCTGCCAGCCAGCGAGGTGCGGCCGCTCAACACGCAGGACGCGATCAGCGTGTTTGAAATCGAGAGGGAGG CGTTCATCTCGGTGTCTGGGGAGTGCCCGCTGCACCTGGATGAAGTGCGTCATTTCCTCACGTTGTGTCCGGAGCTGTCGATGGGCTGGTTCGAAGAGGGCCGCCTGGTGGCGTTCATCATCGGATCTCTCTGGGACCAGGACAGGCTCACCTCA gATGCGCTGACCCTCCACAAGCCCTGCGGCTCCACCGTCCACATCCACATCTTGGCGGTTCATCGCACCTTCAGGCAGCAGGGCAAAGGCCCCATTCTGATGTGGCGCTACCTGCAGTACCTGCGCTGCCTGCCCAACGTGCGCCGAGCCGTGCTGATGTGCGAGGACTTCCTCATCCCCTTCTATCGCAAGTCGGGCTTCAAGGTCCTGGGCCGCTGCGCCATCACCGTGGCCAACCTCACCTTCACCGAGATGTGGTACCCGATCAGCGGCCATGCGTACATGCGCCGCAACAGCGAGGCCATCCGGTTCCCCCAGCATCCGCTGACTCTTCCTCTGACAAAGACTGATGAGCAAGTCGATTTATGA
- the LOC116735313 gene encoding envoplakin-like produces MSKKTENVSRISKKDATDLSVVIKRMQTNADQVEKNILRAEELLAADQEGQRKSKKLLHQRENSANLGQVEKLLKDLFLDVGKAKKLKHPQISEIDSDVRNLHDRWVKGCATYRDLYDQGQELKQKIDWGPVLQEKLDQILGEEYGPNLYDVEKQIAEHNILHQEIEAYGSQLQPSSTVSPEDYNAFKEKYAQVLESSKLRRKHLASLYEYMQSCTKELVYLSGQQERIINRDWSDRMVDPSGVRTEYEKFKLNGLMAHEEEVNKLQVEGTELVQANHPGSQTINTMTDRVQLEWQSFLNLCIAQESHLENVDNYKKFQLDSDTLAESLQKLSSTLDPKSLTNKSNPEILLALEGEEPSVKRNEQRVEALRELSGSVAPLKLRRTQPTKPTTAVSLCDWADENGAVERGQAMILRSNSDNKYWELQDSQGKTTSLPGACFEIPPPDPEALETLKSLDGKLADLKRRRSALMDSLKTPTVEVIRPKQAAVVNSAPEDPRVAELNSDIDKINKALARNEKEILNRLRTPLDSRAPMQDLDKRQQENEKSALAVRKLESEKSAIQREVDPILAKKPLGPTAAMLPLNLSAADNKIHNINTLIDLYNKKATASMFLEKQLEKTDVTVSWFEQQLAKDGVILDQPDVLQNRTKKLESTLKDVVSKKEELKKLGKDLDLTKQACSPLQQRLSEYCPDIRRQESQVQLLKNRYANVRSQLQERVALLKQASNKNQEFNSVAKSLDFFLLNLPDNAVKPTDGVGEILAKENSQKKVVEDIEKKSGDLHRLKDLSKDLQGILNEYEIKSKTYCGTLNDSDDVNNELYENGEENTYKATAPKKRLTSTLAQDVQRTEKDLLNRFAEISAENNQQLSQLGTAKNLTAMNEEKVSQVAVSQQLQLQSQQKNVEVADGLKKELEEEVNRRSHAENNLETYRKRFLSLKQRRGVERLEEKEVVQYYRDPKLEADLKSLKNRIQDEEFSRSRIQSEIELLNEKIVTMELQLTKVEPKLVTKVLTEYERDPKLDKEAAEIRDEMERIRTELQTRDTETVHVKSELTLLSQLKQKIREKIVKKEVVRLEKDPEMLKAVLTFQGDIAEEELRCKSLNDIIFSTRSQINTLERVIPSIEPKIVTKVVKQVQQAPELIDESHKIRMALEEEKDENVILKKDLTTLQFRFGELELLKPKVEVKEIVNEIYRVDPDTEVELVRLKKALQDLRQNRSDLEDKIDSVTATLTTLRSQKPKVEYKEVTQEVIKEEKSPEVVRELQRLNNQVSRLQVNYDTTLELLTRLRKERDELKSEKSKVETKLLTKEVIKYENDPLLEKEADRLRRDVREEIHSRRSVEECLFELQNQYITLERQKPEEKIVTTEVIRLQKDPKQIVEHDKLNRSLDDEMKARRKLELEVRQLRALIEEKERDLAKMDNRQKKIQTESELRQIKTRILELENSPPPVEEKIIIEEVLKVERDPKLDKLTDGIRSDMEKESNNINRLEREIRNLRLKLEILQKEKSIEKVVYREVVRVEKDPAVEAERDHLREIVAHERNLRRNQEDSLQSINSQINHIKTSRSVTSQEETALITGRDALQREKEDLLRQLKALESERQTTSITFQQQSRLISERNQMARQRSLKSSSEVQRLEKEILNEKDKIHQRETLIAELQNGITSEDHSESHTRETNLSTRITILDPDTGNDLSPYDAYVKGVIDRNHYLQLCQLECDWEEITSTTPDGDITILQDRKSGKQYSVKDAQKDGRLTEYDVSRYKEGKMSISEFAFLVTGEKSKPYIPPVTPKSPSRPISSSPLNSMSSPLKSSYSSLNTLQSSRNSLNNLTAATGDDYFPISGIFDTTTESRMSVRSALTRRLIDPDTALRLLEAQSASGGIVDLGKKDKLSVHKAVENNLIDSGHKYKLLNAQKAFTGVQDPVTKERLAVGQAEQKGYMPKEDAKRYMEAQYLTGGLVDPNKAGRLTIEEALAENLIDTTMANELKDEALHSKELVDPITKEKISYKQAMDRCKRDVTTGLLLLPAASTNATNAPSYSKYRF; encoded by the exons ATGTCGAAGAAAACCGAAAACGTCTCTAGGATTAGCAA GAAGGACGCGACTGATCTCTCAGTGGTGATAAAGCGCATGCAGACCAATGCAGACCAAGTGGAGAAGAACATCCTGCGGGCCGAGGAGCTGCTGGCGGCG GACCAAGAGGGGCAGAGGAAGAGCAAGAAGCTCCTTCACCAGCGGGAGAACTCGGCGAACCTGGGGCAGGTCGAGAAGCTCCTCAAGGACTTGTTCCTGGACGTGGGCAAAGCCAAGAAGCTGAAGCACCCGCAGATCTCCGAGATAGACAGCGA TGTGAGAAACCTGCATGACCGCTGGGTCAAGGGCTGCGCCACCTACCGGGACCTGTACGACCAGGGGCAAGAGCTGAAGCAGAAGATTGACTGGGGCCCCGTTCTTCAAGAAAAACTG GACCAGATATTGGGAGAGGAGTACGGCCCCAACCTGTACGACGTAGAGAAGCAGATCGCGGAGCACAACATCCTGCACCAAGAGATTGAAGCCTACGGCAGCCAGCTGCAGCCCAGCTCCACTGTTTCCCCG GAGGATTACAATGCCTTCAAAGAGAAATACGCCCAGGTTTTG GAGAGCTCCAAGCTCAGGCGCAAACACCTGGCCTCTCTGTATGAGTACATGCAGAGCTGCACCAAGGAGCTGGTCTACCTCTCCGGTCAGCAGGAGAGGATCATCAACAGAGACTGGAGCGATCGCATGGTCGACCCGTCAGGAGTCCGCACGGAGTACGAG AAATTCAAACTGAACGGACTGATGGCGCACGAGGAGGAGGTCAACAAGCTCCAGGTGGAAGGAACCGAACTCGTTCAGGCGAACCACCCCGGCAGCCAGACAATAAAT ACCATGACAGACAGAGTACAGCTGGAGTGGCAGTCCTTCCTCAACCTGTGCATAGCGCAGGAAAGTCACCTGGAGAACGTCGACAACTACAAGAAG TTCCAGCTGGACTCAGACACGCTGGCCGAGTCTCTGCAGAAGCTCAGTTCCACCTTGGATCCAAAGTCCCTGACCAACAAGAGCAACCCGGAGATCCTGCTGGCGCTGGAG GGAGAAGAACCGTCGGTGAAACGGAACGAGCAGCGGGTGGAGGCCCTCAGGGAGCTCAGCGGCAGCGTTGCCCCTCTGAAGCTGCGCCGGACCCAGCCCACCAAGCCCACCACCGCGGTGTCGCTGTGCGACTGGGCGGACGAAAAC GGGGCGGTGGAGCGCGGGCAGGCGATGATCCTGAGGTCCAACTCGGACAATAAGTACTGGGAGCTTCAGGACAGCCAGGGCAAGACCACCAGCCTCCCTGGGGCCTGTTTTGAAATCCCACCACCTGATCCAGAGGCTCTGGAGACTTTGAAAAG CCTCGACGGTAAGCTGGCAGACCTGAAGAGACGCAGGTCCGCGCTGATGGACTCCCTGAAAACCCCCACGGTGGAGGTGATCCGTCCCAAGCAGGCCG CTGTTGTCAACAGTGCGCCTGAGGATCCGAGAGTCGCAGAGCTCAACAGCGACATAGATAAGATCAACAAGGCTCTGGCGAGGAACGAAAAAGAAATCCTGAACAGACTGAGGACCCCACTGGATTCCCGCGCCCCCATGCAGGACTTGGACAAAAGGCAGCAGGAGAACGAG AAATCTGCTCTGGCAGTCCGAAAGCTGGAGTCCGAGAAGTCTGCCATCCAAAGGGAGGTGGACCCGATTCTGGCAAAGAAACCTCTGGGACCGACGGCCGCCATGCTGCCGCTCAACCTCAGCGCCGCCGACAACAAGATCCACAACATCAACACGCTTATTGATCTCTATAACAAAAA AGCAACCGCCTCCATGTTCCTGGAGAAGCAGCTGGAAAAGACCGATGTCACCGTTTCCTGGTTTGAGCAGCAACTAGCTAAAGACGGAGTCATCCTCGATCAGCCGGATGTCCTTCAGAACCGCACCAAGAAGCTGGAG AGCACGCTCAAGGACGTCGTCTCGAAAAAAGAAGAGCTGAAGAAGCTGGGCAAAGATCTGGACCTGACCAAGCAGGCGTGCAGCCCCCTGCAGCAAAGGTTGAGCGAGTACTGCCCCGATATCCGCCGCCAGGAGAGTCAGGTGCAGCTCCTGAAGAACCGCTACGCAAACGTCAGGAGTCAGCTCCAGGAGAG GGTGGCTCTTCTTAAACAAGCATCCAACAAAAATCAAGAGTTTAATAGTGTTGCTAAGTCGCTGGACTTTTTCTTGCTCAATTTGCCCGACAACGCGGTGAAACCTACTGATGGTGTGGGAGAGATACTGGCTAAGGAGAATTCCCAAAAG aaagTTGTGGAGGACATTGAGAAGAAGTCCGGGGATTTACACCGACTCAAGGATCTGTCCAAAGATCTGCAGggcattttaaat GAATatgaaataaagtcaaaaacGTATTGTGGAACTCTGAATGACAGTGATGACGTCAACAATGAGCTATACGAGAACGGTGAAGAGAACACTTACAAGGCAACGGCTCCAAAGAAACGTCTAACATCAACTCTGGCTCAAGACGTGCAAAGAACG GAGAAAGACCTGCTGAACCGCTTCGCTGAGATCTCAGCTGAAAACAACCAGCAGCTCAGTCAGTTGGGGACAGCAAAGAACCTCACTGCAATG AACGAAGAAAAAGTGAGTCAAGTGGCAGTcagtcagcagctgcagcttcagagcCAGCAGAAGAACGTGGAGGTAGCTGATGGTCTGAAGAAGGAATTGGAGGAAGAAGTCAACAGGCGTTCACATGCTGAGAATAACCTTGAAACCTACCGGAAGAGGTTTTTGTCTCTGAAGCAAAGGAGAGGAGTGGAGAGGTTGGAGGAGAAAGAGGTGGTGCAGTATTACCGTGACCCAAAACTGGAAGCGGATCTCAAGTCACTGAAGAATCGCATTCAGGATGAAGAATTCAGTAGATCAAGAATCCAGTCCGAGATAGAACTGCTCAATGAGAAGATTGTCACAATGGAACTGCAACTGACCAAAGTGGAACCTAAACTTGTGACTAAGGTGCTCACCGAATATGAGAGAGACCCCAAACTTGACAAAGAGGCAGCTGAGATCAGAGATGAGATGGAGAGGATCCGGACAGAGCTTCAGACGAGAGATACTGAAACCGTCCATGTGAAATCTGAGCTCACACTCCTCTCccagctgaaacaaaaaatcagGGAGAAGATTGTGAAAAAGGAAGTGGTGAGATTAGAGAAAGACCcagagatgctgaaagctgTTCTAACGTTCCAGGGTGACATTGCAGAGGAGGAACTGCGCTGCAAGTCTCTCAATGATATCATTTTCAGCACCAGGTCCCAGATTAACACGCTGGAGAGGGTCATTCCATCCATTGAACCCAAGATTGTCACCAAAGTCGTGAAACAAGTGCAGCAAGCTCCCGAACTGATAGACGAGTCACATAAAATTAGAATGGCTTTGGAAGAAGAGAAGGACGAGAATGTCATCCTGAAAAAGGACCTCACCACCCTTCAGTTTCGCTTTGGCGAACTGGAGTTGCTCAAGCCCAAAGTGGAAGTCAAAGAGATTGTCAATGAGATCTACAGAGTAGATCCTGACACCGAGGTTGAGCTGGTGCGTCTCAAGAAGGCGCTGCAGGATTTGAGACAGAACCGTTCAGACCTTGAGGACAAGATTGATTCAGTGACAGCAACCCTGACTACCCTACGCAGCCAGAAACCCAAAGTGGAGTACAAGGAGGTGACCCAGGAGGTGATCAAGGAAGAGAAGAGCCCAGAGGTCGTGAGGGAATTGCAAAGACTGAATAACCAAGTCTCCCGACTGCAAGTAAACTATGACACCACCTTGGAACTGCTAACACGCCTACGAAAGGAAAGAGATGaactgaaatctgaaaaatcCAAAGTGGAGACAAAGCTTCTGACAAAAGAGGTCATCAAGTATGAGAATGACCCTCTTCTGGAGAAGGAGGCTGATAGACTTCGACGAGATGTACGAGAGGAGATCCACAGTCGCCGAAGTGTGGAGGAATGTCTCTTTGAGCTACAGAACCAATACATTACCCTTGAAAGACAGAAGCCAGAGGAAAAGATTGTCACCACGGAGGTTATTCGCCTTCAGAAAGATCCCAAGCAGATTGTGGAGCATGACAAGTTGAACCGGAGCTTGGACGATGAAATGAAGGCACGCAGAAAACTCGAACTAGAGGTCAGACAGCTGAGAGCGCTGattgaagaaaaagagagagacttGGCCAAGATGGACAACCGCCAGAAGAAGATCCAAACTGAGTCTGAACTCAGGCAGATCAAGACTCGCATTCTTGAACTGGAGAATTCTCCACCACCCGTCGAAGAGAAGATCATCATTGAGGAAGTCCTAAAGGTGGAGAGGGACCCCAAGTTGGACAAACTCACTGACGGTATTCGTTCTGACATGGAGAAGGAAAGCAACAACATCAACCGTCTTGAGAGAGAAATTcggaacctcagactgaagttGGAGATTCTGCAGAAGGAGAAGTCCATTGAGAAGGTTGTTTACAGAGAAGTCGTTCGAGTAGAGAAAGACCCAGCAGTTGAAGCGGAGAGGGACCACCTCAGAGAGATTGTAGCCCATGAGAGGAATCTAAGACGAAATCAAGAAGACAGCCTCCAGAGCATAAACAGTCAAATAAACCATATAAAGACATCAAGGTCTGTGACTTCTCAGGAGGAGACAGCTCTCATTACTGGTAGGGATGCTctgcaaagagagaaggaaGATCTCCTCAGACAGCTTAAGGCACTGGAGTCTGAAAGACAAACCACCAGCATTACCTTCCAACAACAGTCCAGGTTGATAAGCGAGAGGAACCAGATGGCACGCCAGAGAAGTCTTAAATCTTCCTCCGAGGTCCAGCGGCTGGAGAAAGAGATCCTGAATGAGAAAGATAAAATACACCAGAGGGAGACCCTCATCGCTGAGCTCCAGAACGGCATAACATCAGAGGACCATTCAGAAAGTCACACCAGAGAGACAAACCTCTCAACAAGGATCACCATCTTGGATCCAGACACCGGCAACGACCTGTCTCCCTATGACGCCTACGTAAAAGGAGTAATTGATAGAAACCACTACCTCCAACTGTGTCAACTGGAGTGCGATTGGGAGGAAATCACATCAACCACCCCTGATGGAGATATAACGATTCTGCAAGATCGAAAAAGTGGGAAGCAATACTCTGTCAAGGATGCGCAGAAGGACGGCCGTCTGACTGAGTACGACGTGAGCCGCTACAAGGAGGGTAAGATGTCTATCTCTGAGTTTGCCTTCCTTGTTACAGGAGAGAAGTCAAAACCTTACATTCCTCCAGTAACACCAAAATCCCCAAGCAGGCCTATCTCATCTTCCCCACTGAACTCCATGTCTTCGCCCTTGAAGTCTTCTTACAGCAGCCTGAACACTCTGCAAAGCAGCAGGAACAGCTTAAACAACCTCACTGCTGCCACGGGGGATGATTATTTCCCAATCTCTGGCATATTTGACACCACTACCGAAAGCCGCATGTCTGTGAGAAGCGCGCTCACCCGCAGACTCATCGATCCAGACACCGCCTTGAGGCTGCTGGAGGCACAGTCAGCCTCCGGCGGGATTGTCGATCTGGGTAAAAAGGACAAATTATCTGTCCACAAGGCAGTCGAGAACAACCTAATCGACTCAGGCCACAAGTACAAGCTACTGAACGCCCAGAAGGCCTTCACTGGAGTCCAGGACCCTGTGACCAAAGAGCGTCTGGCAGTGGGTCAGGCAGAACAGAAAGGTTACATGCCCAAAGAGGACGCCAAGAGGTACATGGAGGCCCAGTACCTCACCGGTGGGTTGGTGGACCCCAATAAGGCAGGACGCCTAACCATTGAAGAGGCACTTGCAGAAAATCTGATTGACACCACGATGGCTAATGAGCTGAAAGACGAGGCTTTGCACTCCAAAGAGCTGGTAGACCCCATCACCAAGGAGAAGATCTCGTACAAGCAGGCTATGGATCGCTGCAAGAGAGACGTAACCACTGGGCTCCTGCTGCTTCCTGCGGCCTCAACAAATGCTACAAATGCTCCATCCTACTCCAAGTACCGCTTTTAG